A stretch of DNA from Alteromonas gilva:
CTTACAACGGAAAGGTTTTTAACCATCTTATTGTTCAGAGCAACAGGTAGGAGGCCTGAACAATTAGCGTCACTGAAGATAAAGGATTTTTCATATTCGAAAAAACATTCTTCTAACACTATGTATGTGGTAGAGGTCCCACGCATCAAGCAGCGAAAAGGAAAATTTAGACAGTCGTTTAGGCCCTTTGGATTGGCCGGTTATCTAGCTCAAGTAACAGAAAAGCATATAGAGGAACAAACACGCAAGTTGGAGGGGGATCTGGGCAGGAGCATTACAGTAGAAGAGCTTGGTGAATTGCCTCTATTTTTATCAAATACAAATATCAAAGAGATGCAGAAAGTTCCCTCTAAAGATTTCAAAGAGCTTTGCGAAACAGAACTTTTCCATATGACTTCCGCGTCAATGGCCTCGCGACTGGTGAGCGCAGTCAATAGTCTCGGTGTTGTCTCAGAGCGCACGGGCGAGCGGCTACATGTCAATGCCTACCGATTCAGATACACGCTTGGGACGAGAGCAGCCAGAGAAGGGGCCGGTAAAATAACGATCGCAACATTGCTTGATCAATCTGATGCACAGAATGCGTGGGTGTATATCGCAAATCCGGCTGAGTACGCTATTGAGATCTCGAGAATAATGAATCAGCCATTATCTCGCTATGCGTCAGCATTTGCAGGAAAAGTGGTAGGGGACGAACAAGAAGCAAACACTCATTTAGATGGAGCCGCGAGAATCCCATGTAGAGAAGTAGATAGTGACGTTGGATCATGCGGCACGAGTTCGTTTTGTCAGGATTATGCGCCTATTGCATGCTATACATGCCCCAAATTTATGCCTTGGGAAAATGCGCCGCATCATCTTGTACTCAAATTCTTGATGGAAGAACGAGAACGTTTGAAAAAAACTTCGGCAACAATGCCAGTTATCACAGCTAATGATCGTTCGATTCTAGCTGTAATTCAGGTAATTACTCTCTGTGAAGAAAGGAGACAGCGATGAACAGTATTGACACCTTTGAGCCCAAAAAAGAGTTTGATTCTCGAGAGAATGTTGAGGCTTTTATTGAGTTTGGTAAAGAGTTGGTAAAGAGAACTTCCAGAGGAAAGTACACATTTGATGATAACTACTGGCCTAAGGTAGGGAATTTCACCCGGATGGGTGTTCACTCGCAAAATCGAGATCCTGAAAATTTATTGAATGAGTCTATTCTGCCTTTTGCGAAAGCGTATGTTGCGTATGCGAGTGAGAGCAAACCTGATGTCAGTAAACGCTTTTATGCCTTACGCGCTATTAACGAGGTAATTATCAATTCTGATATTAACCTGACGGTCACTAACCTTTCGAGAACGGAGTTTGATGAAGCAGCAAGTTACGCGGTGAGTAAAATGGCAAATATAGCAGGTTACCATACGGGTCAAGGTCTTAAAAAGTTACACACCTTTCTTGTTGAAACGAATATGGTTGAGCCGTTTGATTGGAAAAGTCCTATAGCCAAGCCTAAAGAGGAGTGAACGTGCCAGTTATCACAGGCAGTGATCGTTCGGTTCTAGCTGTAATTCAGGTAATTAATCTCCGTGAAGAAAGGAGGCAGCGATGAGTAACATCGTCACCTTTGAGCCCAAAGACAAGCTTAATCAACGAGAGAATGTTGAGGCTTTTATTGAGTTTGGTAAAGCGTTGCTGATGAGAACCTCCAGCAGGAAGTACACATTTGATGATAACTACTGGCCAAAGGTAGGGAATTTCACCCGCATGGGTGTTCACTCGCAAAATCGAGATCCTGAAAATTTATTGAATGAATCTATTCTGCCTTTTGCGAAGGCGTATGTTGCGTATGCGAGTGAGAGCA
This window harbors:
- a CDS encoding site-specific integrase; amino-acid sequence: MNTLHSVAEAQKKSTVSITVSLRGYEFDTASNKWELDRNNSINLRFLDEFSDEISGSIRDTLIYFAETCSSKHTKNICENLKLYLRHSQEKSFTEFGFVLLKDFLGEKEEYKLSVIRGFLRQMKYLGNADSIHEGVFELINSWKLSGNEKGLPVLSFDPHIGPFSDLEFEAISNVAANSYAQKRLTTERFLTILLFRATGRRPEQLASLKIKDFSYSKKHSSNTMYVVEVPRIKQRKGKFRQSFRPFGLAGYLAQVTEKHIEEQTRKLEGDLGRSITVEELGELPLFLSNTNIKEMQKVPSKDFKELCETELFHMTSASMASRLVSAVNSLGVVSERTGERLHVNAYRFRYTLGTRAAREGAGKITIATLLDQSDAQNAWVYIANPAEYAIEISRIMNQPLSRYASAFAGKVVGDEQEANTHLDGAARIPCREVDSDVGSCGTSSFCQDYAPIACYTCPKFMPWENAPHHLVLKFLMEERERLKKTSATMPVITANDRSILAVIQVITLCEERRQR